A region from the Camelus ferus isolate YT-003-E chromosome 1, BCGSAC_Cfer_1.0, whole genome shotgun sequence genome encodes:
- the LOC102508196 gene encoding transmembrane epididymal protein 1A: MGTLEGHLLPGSFFLFYSLYYSVLTSLALLRGQRFLRPPLPPREKRGHRWWQLFPVEGVVKIVISLIGIFPEFFYPLGVSRLRMVDWEDPRRPFMFKDNWQHVTMYGFFLLSGVVDIVSQACQARQNMKLERAAEALAFFVLVLMMGSHIENKGTLEIRVHVLFMVPTFLVSLVLTIEVWVPDQPQLWVLKTWMGLVLSNWMLHFSVLLYVPPSGQPWRAENPVDLAFLTIFFCWHLGLAAAMLAAVYGLCSLWHHRFSSWREASGNKYELCPTGEGSPELERLTAGGPLQDRGI, translated from the coding sequence ATGGGAACCCTCGAGGGACACCTGCTCCCAGGGTCATTCTTCCTCTTCTACTCACTCTACTACTCGGTGCTGACGTCCTTGGCCCTGCTACGGGGACAGAGATTCCTCAGACCCCCTCTGCCCCCAAGGGAGAAGCGAGGGCACAGGTGGTGGCAGCTGTTCCCTGTGGAAGGAGTGGTGAAGATAGTCATCAGCCTGATAGGCATCTTCCCCGAGTTCTTCTACCCTCTCGGAGTAAGCCGGCTGAGGATGGTGGACTGGGAGGACCCGCGGCGGCCGTTCATGTTCAAGGACAACTGGCAGCACGTCACCATGTACGGGTTCTTCCTGCTCAGCGGCGTGGTGGACATCGTGAGCCAGGCGTGCCAGGCGCGGCAGAACATGAAGCTGGAGCGGGCGGCCGAGGCCCTGGCCTTCTTTGTGCTGGTGCTGATGATGGGGTCCCACATCGAGAACAAGGGTACGCTGGAGATCCGCGTGCACGTCCTGTTCATGGTGCCCACCTTCCTGGTCAGCCTGGTGCTCACCATCGAGGTCTGGGTCCCTGACCAGCCCCAACTCTGGGTGCTCAAGACCTGGATGGGTCTGGTGCTCAGCAACTGGATGCTGCACTTCAGCGTGCTGCTGTACGTGCCTCCCTCCGGGCAGCCCTGGCGGGCAGAGAACCCCGTGGACCTCGCCTTCCTTACCATCTTCTTCTGCTGGCACCTGGGCTTAGCAGCTGCCATGCTAGCTGCTGTCTATGGCCTCTGCAGCCTCTGGCACCATCGCTTCTCCTCCTGGAGAGAGGCCTCAGGCAACAAGTATGAGCTGTGCCCCACGGGTGAGGGCAGCCCAGAGCTTGAGAGGCTCACTGCGGGGGGCCCACTGCAGGACAGGGGCATCTAG